One Hypomesus transpacificus isolate Combined female chromosome 21, fHypTra1, whole genome shotgun sequence genomic region harbors:
- the ubn2a gene encoding ubinuclein-2a isoform X2 codes for MAEPRKVQFVTLSAFAAGSASDSRKRRLDDEADINLDEDAEADTIATGAGDGGLFGKAGDRDKAEAKKITVRLNLSLSEPSDQSSAEFNYSELIQNIQAKKTPPSIAPAPVPAPVLDPNDPFNDDEKDRLQVEAMAKKFESKYGNAGKKKRKDRMQDLIDIGFGYDETDPFIDNSEAYDELVPASLTTKLGGFYINTGTLQFRATSEDEGEDGAKDGEPRKLKDGEEQVIKRRKRKEGNSLEEKKPRKNRVPKQGVSSHNIHRPEKKKRKKLMKDSLCLAAMLRRFTREKEELRKVNPSAVHPGLAGGLANAPRANNMLANSHMHGNAANDVSLADLTADPAMMSLLGSANEKELQDLLGDLDFGLLDSSAPHSSARENGLLGVGVPGPKVGGGGLGRGLGVSAGLLSPPPLPDGLPPPLTKRIEDLRAASRQFDQEGRKKFFTLDMNNILLDIELQVQEQPVAVRSQVYSHMEAFVPCNKEALLKRLKKLSLNIQDDRLRTPLLKLKLAVCSVMPEQIQKYNMDCMAKAAKQQSEEVEKNGSGEEEDEEKPGKRVMGPRKKFVWDDKLRGLLCNLVRVKLSCYELEAQCSLSVEDYLKAFMENEVKPLWPKGWMQARMLFKESRAVHSHLTGNLAKKRMVPGPKAKAKEGPWIQRLPTATPPSLPSSMAGAVVRLPLSSSSPACPSEPICLSDSLDEDLTAPSLDSISHALALLSNAAKGLGPGDSPLSPPPLQVPASSPPSVAPHYPSAQHSLSKMETPPLVAMSLANSVSSAMVAMTTAAAAASASPSVSSMARLQTGQALTVRGGDAYGLMKGAGLMGQAQRHVGVATASHRTGVLAGGSKLHPPPSPSPPKPRPPPTASPLLPPHQKGFASPGVGKVASGMAVSGLAKSAAKAGGIGSSNGGHMGALPPSSSPQSRANSHPGAQSFGLPSSSSPSSSPAASASSSSHPQAKGLPAHAHHHHPHHQSNFITPMQATLTKSSHSSSSPIIKLTPRPPAPTPPPSSSPSPPSSSPSHGLSLPQMMAGQHQYQSPKASGFRPPFSVPGGGQAKGGAGGIYSFAGGQKAPSVSSGGANASSSSSPMGMSPAGSPSPSGGHGQQRQRAAGGAGQGSKSVGSRALTGTLATPPVTSHLSQVSSAGGTLLGSPPSLPLGFGMLGGLVPVSLPFQFPSLLNFSPPGVPGASGANSGYAALAQSELMELYKSLQSGSQPALPPHLQLAFSDANQSQGGDMKRKSH; via the exons ATGGCCGAACCGAGAAAAGTACAATTTGTCACCCTCTCGGCCTTCGCTGCTGGATCAGCCTCGGATTCTAGGAAACGCCGGTTGGATGATGAGGCCGACATCAACTTAGATGAAGATGCGGAGGCCGACACCATAGCGACCGGGGCAGGAGATGGTGGTCTTTTCGGCAAAGCTGGCGACAGGGACAAGGCTGAAGCAAAGAAGATTACTGTGCGATTGAACCTTTCTCTGTCCGAGCCCAGCGATCAATCGTCTGCCGAGTTCAATTACAGCGAACTCATCCAAAATATTCAG GCAAAGAAGACCCCCCCTAGTATCGCCCCTGCCCCTGTCCCTGCCCCTGTACTCGACCCTAACGACCCTTTTAACGACGATGAGAAAGACAGACTGCAGGTCGAAGCCATGGCTAAAAAGTTTGAAAGCAAATAT GGGAATGcggggaagaagaagaggaaggataGGATGCAGGATCTGATAGACATAGGCTTTGGCTACGACGAGACTGATCCCTTCATAGACAACTCGGAAGCA TACGATGAGCTGGTGCCCGCTTCCCTGACCACCAAGCTGGGAGGGTTCTACATCAACACGGGCACGCTGCAGTTCCGCGCCACCTCGGAGGACGAGGGTGAAGACGGGGCCAAGGACGGCGAACCCCGG AAACTCAAGGATGGCGAGGAGCAAGTGATCAAGAGACGGAAGAGAAAAGAAGGGAACagcctggaggagaagaagccGAGGAAGAACCGAGTGCCCAAGCAAGG agTGTCGTCTCACAACATCCACCggccagagaagaagaagaggaagaaactGATGAAGGACTCGTTGTGCCTGGCGGCGATGCTACGTCGCTTCACccgggagaaggaggagctgcGGAAGGTCAACCCCAGCGCGGTGCACCCTGGCCTGGCAGGCGGCTTGGCCAACGCCCCCCGCGCCAACAACATGCTAGCGAACTCCCACATGCACGGCAACGCCGCCAACGACGTCTCGCTGGCCGACCTGACCGCCGACCCTGCCATGATGTCACTGCTGGGCTCGGCCAACGAGAAGGAGCTGCAGGACCTCCTAGGCGACCTGGACTTTGGCCTGCTGGACTCGAGTGCGCCTCACTCGTCGGCGAGAGAGAACGGCCTGCTGGGAGTTGGAGTTCCTGGGCCgaaggtgggaggagggggtctgGGAAGGGGACTGGGAGTCTCAGCGGGCCTcctatccccccctcccctcccggacggcctgcctcctcccctcaccaaaCGGATCGAGGACCTACGGGCG GCATCGCGGCAGTTTGATCAAGAAGGCAGGAAGAAATTCTTCACCCTGGATATGAATAACATCTTGCTCGA tatTGAGCTGCAGGTTCAGGAGCAGCCCGTGGCGGTGCGCTCGCAGGTCTACTCCCACATGGAGGCCTTTGTGCCCTGCAACAAGGAGGCCCTGCTCAAACGCCTGAAGAAGCTGAGCCTCAACATCCAG GATGACCGTCTGCGGACGCCCCTGCTGAAGCTGAAGCTGGCCGTGTGCAGTGTGATGCCCGAGCAGATCCAGAAATACAACATGGACTGCATGGCCAAGGCTGCCaa GCAGCAGtctgaggaggtggagaagaacggttctggggaggaggaggacgaggagaagcCAGGCAAGAGGGTCATGGGTCCCAGGAAGAAGTTTGTCTGGGACGACAAGCTCAG gggcctGCTGTGTAACCTGGTGCGTGTGAAGCTGAGCTGCTACGAGCTGGAGGCCCAGTGCTCTCTGTCGGTGGAGGATTACCTCAAGGCCTTCATGGAGAATGAAGTCAAACCACTGTGGCCCAAGGGCTGGATGCAGGCCAG GATGCTGTTCAAGGAGAGCCGTGCAGTACACAGTCACCTCACTGGCAACCT AGCTAAGAAGAGGATGGTCCCCGGTCCAAAGGCCAAAGCCAAG GAGGGCCCGTGGATCCAGAGGCTCCCCAccgccacccctccctccctgccctcctccatggCGGGGGCTGTCGTCcgcctgcccctctcctcctcctcgcccgccTGCCCCTCGGAGCCCATCTGCCTGTCGGACTCCCTGGACGAGGACCTGACGGCGCCCTCGCTGGACTCCATCTCCCACGCCCTGGCCCTGCTCAGCAACGCTGCCAAGGGCCTGGGCCCCGGGGACAGCCCCCTCTCCCCGCCGCCCCTCCAGGTCCCCGCCTCCTCCCCGCCCTCGGTGGCGCCCCACTACCCCTCCGCGCAGCATTCCCTCTCCAAGATGGAGACCccccccctggtggccatgTCCCTGGCCAACTCCGTCTCCTCCGCCATGGTCGCCATGACGACGGCAGCGGCGGCGGCGTCCGCCTCGCCCTCCGTGTCCTCGATGGCGCGCCTCCAGACGGGCCAGGCGCTGACGGTCCGGGGCGGGGACGCATACGGCTTGATGAAAGGGGCGGGGCTTATGGGGCAGGCGCAGAGGCACGTGGGCGTGGCGACGGCCTCCCACCGGACGGGCGTGCTGGCCGGAGGGAGTAAACTCCACCCCCCACCGTCCCCCTCCCCGCCCAAGCCCCGCCCGCCCCCCACGGCGtcgcccctgctgcccccccaccagAAGGGCTTCGCCTCCCCAGGGGTGGGCAAGGTGGCGTCGGGCATGGCCGTGTCGGGATTGGCCAAGAGCGCCGCCAAAGCTGGCGGCATCGGCAGCAGCAACGGTGGCCACATGGgggccctgcccccctcctcctccccgcagTCCCGCGCCAACTCCCACCCCGGCGCCCAGTCCTTCggcctcccctcttcctcctcgccctcctcctctcccgccgcctccgcctcctcctcctcccaccctcagGCCAAGGGGCTCCCCGCCCAcgctcaccaccaccacccccaccaccagtcCAACTTCATCACGCCCATGCAGGCCACGCTCACCAAGTCCTCCCACAGCAGCAGCTCGCCGATCATCAAGCTCACGccccggcccccggcccccacccccccgccctcctcctctccctcccccccctcctcctccccctcccacggCCTGTCCCTCCCCCAGATGATGGCCGGGCAGCACCAGTACCAGTCCCCCAAGGCCTCGGGCTTCCGGCCCCCCTTCAGCGTGCCGGGCGGGGGCCAGGCCAAGGGCGGGGCCGGGGGGATCTACAGCTTCGCCGGGGGTCAGAAGGCTCCGTCGGTCAGCAGCGGTGGAGCCAacgccagcagcagcagcagccccatGGGCATGTCGCCGGCCggtagcccctccccctccggcgGCCACGggcagcagaggcagagggCGGCGGGCGGAGCCGGCCAGGGCAGCAAATCCGTCGGCAGTCGGGCGCTGACGGGAACCCTGGCCACGCCTCCTGTTACCTCTCACCTGTCACAG GTGTCTTCAGCAGGCGGCACCCTGCTGggcagccccccctccctgcccctgggCTTCGGGATGCTGGGGGGCCTAGTGCCCGTGTCGCTGCCCTTCCAGTTCCCCTCGCTGCTTAACTTCAGCCCCCCCGGGGTGCCGGGGGCCAGTGGCGCCAACTCAGGATACGCCGCCCTGGCACAGAGCGAGCTCATGG aACTGTATAAGAGTCTCCAGTCAGGGTCACAGCCTGCACTACCTCCCCACTTGCAGCTTGCTTTCTCAG ATGCGAACCAAAGCCAGGGTGGAGACATGAAGAGGAAGTCCCACTGA
- the ubn2a gene encoding ubinuclein-2a isoform X1 has translation MAEPRKVQFVTLSAFAAGSASDSRKRRLDDEADINLDEDAEADTIATGAGDGGLFGKAGDRDKAEAKKITVRLNLSLSEPSDQSSAEFNYSELIQNIQAKKTPPSIAPAPVPAPVLDPNDPFNDDEKDRLQVEAMAKKFESKYGNAGKKKRKDRMQDLIDIGFGYDETDPFIDNSEAYDELVPASLTTKLGGFYINTGTLQFRATSEDEGEDGAKDGEPRQKLKDGEEQVIKRRKRKEGNSLEEKKPRKNRVPKQGVSSHNIHRPEKKKRKKLMKDSLCLAAMLRRFTREKEELRKVNPSAVHPGLAGGLANAPRANNMLANSHMHGNAANDVSLADLTADPAMMSLLGSANEKELQDLLGDLDFGLLDSSAPHSSARENGLLGVGVPGPKVGGGGLGRGLGVSAGLLSPPPLPDGLPPPLTKRIEDLRAASRQFDQEGRKKFFTLDMNNILLDIELQVQEQPVAVRSQVYSHMEAFVPCNKEALLKRLKKLSLNIQDDRLRTPLLKLKLAVCSVMPEQIQKYNMDCMAKAAKQQSEEVEKNGSGEEEDEEKPGKRVMGPRKKFVWDDKLRGLLCNLVRVKLSCYELEAQCSLSVEDYLKAFMENEVKPLWPKGWMQARMLFKESRAVHSHLTGNLAKKRMVPGPKAKAKEGPWIQRLPTATPPSLPSSMAGAVVRLPLSSSSPACPSEPICLSDSLDEDLTAPSLDSISHALALLSNAAKGLGPGDSPLSPPPLQVPASSPPSVAPHYPSAQHSLSKMETPPLVAMSLANSVSSAMVAMTTAAAAASASPSVSSMARLQTGQALTVRGGDAYGLMKGAGLMGQAQRHVGVATASHRTGVLAGGSKLHPPPSPSPPKPRPPPTASPLLPPHQKGFASPGVGKVASGMAVSGLAKSAAKAGGIGSSNGGHMGALPPSSSPQSRANSHPGAQSFGLPSSSSPSSSPAASASSSSHPQAKGLPAHAHHHHPHHQSNFITPMQATLTKSSHSSSSPIIKLTPRPPAPTPPPSSSPSPPSSSPSHGLSLPQMMAGQHQYQSPKASGFRPPFSVPGGGQAKGGAGGIYSFAGGQKAPSVSSGGANASSSSSPMGMSPAGSPSPSGGHGQQRQRAAGGAGQGSKSVGSRALTGTLATPPVTSHLSQVSSAGGTLLGSPPSLPLGFGMLGGLVPVSLPFQFPSLLNFSPPGVPGASGANSGYAALAQSELMELYKSLQSGSQPALPPHLQLAFSDANQSQGGDMKRKSH, from the exons ATGGCCGAACCGAGAAAAGTACAATTTGTCACCCTCTCGGCCTTCGCTGCTGGATCAGCCTCGGATTCTAGGAAACGCCGGTTGGATGATGAGGCCGACATCAACTTAGATGAAGATGCGGAGGCCGACACCATAGCGACCGGGGCAGGAGATGGTGGTCTTTTCGGCAAAGCTGGCGACAGGGACAAGGCTGAAGCAAAGAAGATTACTGTGCGATTGAACCTTTCTCTGTCCGAGCCCAGCGATCAATCGTCTGCCGAGTTCAATTACAGCGAACTCATCCAAAATATTCAG GCAAAGAAGACCCCCCCTAGTATCGCCCCTGCCCCTGTCCCTGCCCCTGTACTCGACCCTAACGACCCTTTTAACGACGATGAGAAAGACAGACTGCAGGTCGAAGCCATGGCTAAAAAGTTTGAAAGCAAATAT GGGAATGcggggaagaagaagaggaaggataGGATGCAGGATCTGATAGACATAGGCTTTGGCTACGACGAGACTGATCCCTTCATAGACAACTCGGAAGCA TACGATGAGCTGGTGCCCGCTTCCCTGACCACCAAGCTGGGAGGGTTCTACATCAACACGGGCACGCTGCAGTTCCGCGCCACCTCGGAGGACGAGGGTGAAGACGGGGCCAAGGACGGCGAACCCCGG CAGAAACTCAAGGATGGCGAGGAGCAAGTGATCAAGAGACGGAAGAGAAAAGAAGGGAACagcctggaggagaagaagccGAGGAAGAACCGAGTGCCCAAGCAAGG agTGTCGTCTCACAACATCCACCggccagagaagaagaagaggaagaaactGATGAAGGACTCGTTGTGCCTGGCGGCGATGCTACGTCGCTTCACccgggagaaggaggagctgcGGAAGGTCAACCCCAGCGCGGTGCACCCTGGCCTGGCAGGCGGCTTGGCCAACGCCCCCCGCGCCAACAACATGCTAGCGAACTCCCACATGCACGGCAACGCCGCCAACGACGTCTCGCTGGCCGACCTGACCGCCGACCCTGCCATGATGTCACTGCTGGGCTCGGCCAACGAGAAGGAGCTGCAGGACCTCCTAGGCGACCTGGACTTTGGCCTGCTGGACTCGAGTGCGCCTCACTCGTCGGCGAGAGAGAACGGCCTGCTGGGAGTTGGAGTTCCTGGGCCgaaggtgggaggagggggtctgGGAAGGGGACTGGGAGTCTCAGCGGGCCTcctatccccccctcccctcccggacggcctgcctcctcccctcaccaaaCGGATCGAGGACCTACGGGCG GCATCGCGGCAGTTTGATCAAGAAGGCAGGAAGAAATTCTTCACCCTGGATATGAATAACATCTTGCTCGA tatTGAGCTGCAGGTTCAGGAGCAGCCCGTGGCGGTGCGCTCGCAGGTCTACTCCCACATGGAGGCCTTTGTGCCCTGCAACAAGGAGGCCCTGCTCAAACGCCTGAAGAAGCTGAGCCTCAACATCCAG GATGACCGTCTGCGGACGCCCCTGCTGAAGCTGAAGCTGGCCGTGTGCAGTGTGATGCCCGAGCAGATCCAGAAATACAACATGGACTGCATGGCCAAGGCTGCCaa GCAGCAGtctgaggaggtggagaagaacggttctggggaggaggaggacgaggagaagcCAGGCAAGAGGGTCATGGGTCCCAGGAAGAAGTTTGTCTGGGACGACAAGCTCAG gggcctGCTGTGTAACCTGGTGCGTGTGAAGCTGAGCTGCTACGAGCTGGAGGCCCAGTGCTCTCTGTCGGTGGAGGATTACCTCAAGGCCTTCATGGAGAATGAAGTCAAACCACTGTGGCCCAAGGGCTGGATGCAGGCCAG GATGCTGTTCAAGGAGAGCCGTGCAGTACACAGTCACCTCACTGGCAACCT AGCTAAGAAGAGGATGGTCCCCGGTCCAAAGGCCAAAGCCAAG GAGGGCCCGTGGATCCAGAGGCTCCCCAccgccacccctccctccctgccctcctccatggCGGGGGCTGTCGTCcgcctgcccctctcctcctcctcgcccgccTGCCCCTCGGAGCCCATCTGCCTGTCGGACTCCCTGGACGAGGACCTGACGGCGCCCTCGCTGGACTCCATCTCCCACGCCCTGGCCCTGCTCAGCAACGCTGCCAAGGGCCTGGGCCCCGGGGACAGCCCCCTCTCCCCGCCGCCCCTCCAGGTCCCCGCCTCCTCCCCGCCCTCGGTGGCGCCCCACTACCCCTCCGCGCAGCATTCCCTCTCCAAGATGGAGACCccccccctggtggccatgTCCCTGGCCAACTCCGTCTCCTCCGCCATGGTCGCCATGACGACGGCAGCGGCGGCGGCGTCCGCCTCGCCCTCCGTGTCCTCGATGGCGCGCCTCCAGACGGGCCAGGCGCTGACGGTCCGGGGCGGGGACGCATACGGCTTGATGAAAGGGGCGGGGCTTATGGGGCAGGCGCAGAGGCACGTGGGCGTGGCGACGGCCTCCCACCGGACGGGCGTGCTGGCCGGAGGGAGTAAACTCCACCCCCCACCGTCCCCCTCCCCGCCCAAGCCCCGCCCGCCCCCCACGGCGtcgcccctgctgcccccccaccagAAGGGCTTCGCCTCCCCAGGGGTGGGCAAGGTGGCGTCGGGCATGGCCGTGTCGGGATTGGCCAAGAGCGCCGCCAAAGCTGGCGGCATCGGCAGCAGCAACGGTGGCCACATGGgggccctgcccccctcctcctccccgcagTCCCGCGCCAACTCCCACCCCGGCGCCCAGTCCTTCggcctcccctcttcctcctcgccctcctcctctcccgccgcctccgcctcctcctcctcccaccctcagGCCAAGGGGCTCCCCGCCCAcgctcaccaccaccacccccaccaccagtcCAACTTCATCACGCCCATGCAGGCCACGCTCACCAAGTCCTCCCACAGCAGCAGCTCGCCGATCATCAAGCTCACGccccggcccccggcccccacccccccgccctcctcctctccctcccccccctcctcctccccctcccacggCCTGTCCCTCCCCCAGATGATGGCCGGGCAGCACCAGTACCAGTCCCCCAAGGCCTCGGGCTTCCGGCCCCCCTTCAGCGTGCCGGGCGGGGGCCAGGCCAAGGGCGGGGCCGGGGGGATCTACAGCTTCGCCGGGGGTCAGAAGGCTCCGTCGGTCAGCAGCGGTGGAGCCAacgccagcagcagcagcagccccatGGGCATGTCGCCGGCCggtagcccctccccctccggcgGCCACGggcagcagaggcagagggCGGCGGGCGGAGCCGGCCAGGGCAGCAAATCCGTCGGCAGTCGGGCGCTGACGGGAACCCTGGCCACGCCTCCTGTTACCTCTCACCTGTCACAG GTGTCTTCAGCAGGCGGCACCCTGCTGggcagccccccctccctgcccctgggCTTCGGGATGCTGGGGGGCCTAGTGCCCGTGTCGCTGCCCTTCCAGTTCCCCTCGCTGCTTAACTTCAGCCCCCCCGGGGTGCCGGGGGCCAGTGGCGCCAACTCAGGATACGCCGCCCTGGCACAGAGCGAGCTCATGG aACTGTATAAGAGTCTCCAGTCAGGGTCACAGCCTGCACTACCTCCCCACTTGCAGCTTGCTTTCTCAG ATGCGAACCAAAGCCAGGGTGGAGACATGAAGAGGAAGTCCCACTGA
- the ttc26 gene encoding intraflagellar transport protein 56 isoform X1 — protein sequence MILSRVKPAVGGAAPITVSEKKNKGKKIPRVEDYLNQRDYLGAQTLLEFQRDVGEREEHADLWIGYCAFHLGDYKRAMEEYRSLTVSPDSPEEVWVLLACTLFFLGLYREAEEAASKAPKCPLQNRLLFHLAHKFNDEKKLMSFHQNLEDVTEDQLSLASIHYMRSHYQEAIDIYKRILLQNREFLALNVYVALCYYKLDYYDVSQEVLAVYLQSIPESTIALNLKACNHFRLYNGKAAEAELKNLIDISSCSFEFAKELIRHNLVVFRGGEGALQVLPPLIDVISEARLNLVIYYLRQDDVQEAYNLIKDLEPTTPQEYILKGVVNAALGQEIGSRDHLKIAQQFFQLVGGSASECDTIPGRQCMASCFFLLGQFEDVLIYLNSVKSYFYNEETFNFNYAQAKAALGNYKEAEEIFQLIESEKIKSDYVYLSWLARCYIMNQKGRLAWELYLKMGTSSESFSLLQLIANECYKMGQFYYAAKAFDALEKLDPGSNYWEGKRGACVGIFQLILAGRESKETLKEVLPLLRSTGNPQVEYIIRTLRKWAKDNRVSLS from the exons ATG ATTCTGTCCCGAGTGAAACCAGCTGTTGGAGGCGCAGCTCCCATCACTGTCAGCGAGAAGAAAAACAAGGGCAAGAAGATACCCCGAGTGGAAGACTACCTGAACCAAAGGGACTACCTGGGAGCACAGACTTTGTTAGAA TTTCAACGTGATGTTGGTGAGCGAGAGGAGCATGCAGACCTGTGGATTGGCTACTGTGCTTTTCACTTGGGTGATTACAAGAGAGCTATGGAG GAATACAGGTCCTTGACGGTCAGCCCAGACAGTCCAGAGGAGGTATGGGTGCTCCTGGCATGTACACTCTTTTTCCTGGGGCTTTacagagaggctgaggaggctgCATCCAAGG CCCCAAAATGTCCCCTTCAGAACCGACTCCTCTTCCACTTGGCTCACAAG TTCAACGATGAGAAGAAGCTGATGAGTTTCCACCAGAACCTGGAGGACGTGACTGAGGACCAGCTGAGCCTGGCCTCCATCCACTACATGCGCTCCCACTACCAGGAGGCCATCGACATCTACAAACGCATCCTGCTACAGAACAG GGAGTTCCTTGCTCTGAATGTGTACGTCGCCCTGTGTTACTACAAGCTCGACTACTACGACGTGTCTCAGGAGGTCCTAGCGGTGTATCTGCAGAGCATCCCCGAGTCTACCATCGCCCTCAACCTCAAGGCCTGCAACCACTTTAGACTCTACAATGGCAAGGCAGCAGAG GCGGAGTTAAAGAACCTCATAGatatctcctcctgctcctttgAGTTTGCTAAGGAGCTTATCAGGCATAACCTG GTGGTGTTTCGTGGAGGGGAGGGCGCTCTCCAGGTGCTGCCCCCCCTGATAGATGTCATATCTGAAGCCAGGCTCAACCTGGTCATCTACTATCTCCGACAAG ATGACGTTCAAGAGGCTTACAACCTTATAAAAGACTTGGAGCCAACCACACCACag gaatacattttaaaaggagTAGTGAATGCTGCGCTGGGTCAAGAAATTGGATCT CGGGATCATTTGAAAATTGCCCAACAGTTCTTCCAGTTGGTCGGAGGCTCTGCCAGTGAATGTG ACACCATCCCAGGCAGACAGTGCATGGCCTCCTGCTTCTTCCTGCTGGGGCAGTTTGAGGATGTGTTGATCTACCTCAACTCAGTCAAG AGTTATTTTTACAACGAGGAAACGTTCAATTTCAACTACGCCCAGGCCAAGGCTGCCTTGgggaattacaaagaagcaGAGGAG ATATTTCAGCTGATTGAGAGTGAGAAGATCAAGAGTGACTATGTTTACCTGAGCTGGCTAGCGCGTTGCT acatcaTGAATCAGAAAGGGCGTCTAGCTTGGGAGCTGTATCTGAAGATGGGTACTTCCTCAGAGTCCTTCAGTCTCTTACAACTCATAGCCAACGAGTGCTACAAG ATGGGCCAGTTCTACTATGCAGCCAAGGCCTTTGACGCTCTGGAGAAACTCGATCCCGGTTCCAACTACTGGGAAGGCAAGAGAGGGGCCTGCGTGGGAATCTTCCAGCTCATTCTGGCAGGCAGGGAGTCCAA GGAGACCCTGAAGGAGGTTCTGCCCCTGCTACGCAGCACGGGGAACCCCCAGGTGGAGTACATCATCAGGACTCTGAGGAAGTGGGCCAAAGACAACAGGGTTTCATTATCATAA
- the ttc26 gene encoding intraflagellar transport protein 56 isoform X2, giving the protein MILSRVKPAVGGAAPITVSEKKNKGKKIPRVEDYLNQRDYLGAQTLLEFQRDVGEREEHADLWIGYCAFHLGDYKRAMEEYRSLTVSPDSPEEVWVLLACTLFFLGLYREAEEAASKAPKCPLQNRLLFHLAHKFNDEKKLMSFHQNLEDVTEDQLSLASIHYMRSHYQEAIDIYKRILLQNREFLALNVYVALCYYKLDYYDVSQEVLAVYLQSIPESTIALNLKACNHFRLYNGKAAEAELKNLIDISSCSFEFAKELIRHNLVVFRGGEGALQVLPPLIDVISEARLNLVIYYLRQDDVQEAYNLIKDLEPTTPQVAGLLPNPSGSFENCPTVLPVGRRLCQ; this is encoded by the exons ATG ATTCTGTCCCGAGTGAAACCAGCTGTTGGAGGCGCAGCTCCCATCACTGTCAGCGAGAAGAAAAACAAGGGCAAGAAGATACCCCGAGTGGAAGACTACCTGAACCAAAGGGACTACCTGGGAGCACAGACTTTGTTAGAA TTTCAACGTGATGTTGGTGAGCGAGAGGAGCATGCAGACCTGTGGATTGGCTACTGTGCTTTTCACTTGGGTGATTACAAGAGAGCTATGGAG GAATACAGGTCCTTGACGGTCAGCCCAGACAGTCCAGAGGAGGTATGGGTGCTCCTGGCATGTACACTCTTTTTCCTGGGGCTTTacagagaggctgaggaggctgCATCCAAGG CCCCAAAATGTCCCCTTCAGAACCGACTCCTCTTCCACTTGGCTCACAAG TTCAACGATGAGAAGAAGCTGATGAGTTTCCACCAGAACCTGGAGGACGTGACTGAGGACCAGCTGAGCCTGGCCTCCATCCACTACATGCGCTCCCACTACCAGGAGGCCATCGACATCTACAAACGCATCCTGCTACAGAACAG GGAGTTCCTTGCTCTGAATGTGTACGTCGCCCTGTGTTACTACAAGCTCGACTACTACGACGTGTCTCAGGAGGTCCTAGCGGTGTATCTGCAGAGCATCCCCGAGTCTACCATCGCCCTCAACCTCAAGGCCTGCAACCACTTTAGACTCTACAATGGCAAGGCAGCAGAG GCGGAGTTAAAGAACCTCATAGatatctcctcctgctcctttgAGTTTGCTAAGGAGCTTATCAGGCATAACCTG GTGGTGTTTCGTGGAGGGGAGGGCGCTCTCCAGGTGCTGCCCCCCCTGATAGATGTCATATCTGAAGCCAGGCTCAACCTGGTCATCTACTATCTCCGACAAG ATGACGTTCAAGAGGCTTACAACCTTATAAAAGACTTGGAGCCAACCACACCACag GTTGCCGGTTTGTTACCAAATCCTT CGGGATCATTTGAAAATTGCCCAACAGTTCTTCCAGTTGGTCGGAGGCTCTGCCAGTGA